A genomic segment from Actinomadura hallensis encodes:
- a CDS encoding ATP-binding protein, whose product MRGGGDGVSKSSRLAVRYFDDRVLLTDNAAWAYFRLPTVSYEFTTGEEREALATNITIALAGIRMQDAEIHLRIAHRTYPAAEWALALDRTSDGGPGWREYLEETYAHVWAQDFWTKEVYLGVRLGPRGMGAQLSGGVLKQLLGFYKRSESVLGVQDDAIDAKEIARWTDQAERIGRALGGSALYARHATSTEVAWLFQHAVSGSLADPPPSAVPRRTWGKGEIESLVEGAIHNGRSYLRVEQPNFTGAGGGATAASYVAYLSFARFPDMMPFPDGEPWLHYADALPFPVEISSRMKLIPPAKASKDVSRKLAHARDMDQHIREAGAEAPIALAEQIDAARMLEHGITKERLPFVYGWHRLIVSAATEDLLAQRVDAVVEHYRDIGIDVVNSTGDQFSLFLESLPGDQIRLNAYAQRQPLRTIAGGMPIATVDLGDRPADGDEGWVGPYIGETLGRARSIVHFDPLVAAARNRPTAVAITGEPGGGKTTLALLLLYQMALRGVTIAAIDPKGDAESLVQLLKSRGRKARILPLGSAAPGLLDPFSFGDDLATKKMMATETLRLLLPRMSEERESAMIQAVSAVANAERPSLGRVVDYLEGTDDPASKNLGAVLRSMSEMHLARLCFDPSGGERIDTAGWTTVFTLGGLTLPDVAISREDYSYEQRLSVALMYLVSQFARRLMHGLDRRLPKAIFLDEAWAITSTPEGAKLVPEVSRMGRSRNTALILVSQNAGDLLNEQVTNCLSSVFSFRSTERVEVGNVMSLLGVEASDEHKAVLRNLGNGECIFRDLDGRAGRIGVDLISEELQRWLDTNPTRSRPGSSELIAAGAEVEEVGR is encoded by the coding sequence ATGCGGGGTGGGGGTGACGGCGTGAGCAAGTCCAGCCGGCTGGCCGTGCGGTACTTCGACGACCGCGTGCTGCTCACCGACAACGCCGCATGGGCGTACTTCCGGCTGCCCACGGTGTCGTACGAGTTCACCACCGGGGAGGAGCGCGAGGCGCTCGCCACCAACATCACCATCGCGCTCGCGGGCATCCGCATGCAGGACGCCGAGATCCACCTGCGGATCGCGCACCGGACGTACCCCGCGGCGGAGTGGGCGCTCGCGCTGGACCGCACGTCCGACGGCGGGCCCGGCTGGCGGGAGTACCTGGAGGAGACCTACGCCCACGTGTGGGCCCAGGACTTCTGGACCAAGGAGGTCTACCTCGGGGTGCGGCTCGGCCCGCGGGGGATGGGCGCGCAGCTGTCCGGCGGGGTGCTGAAGCAGCTCCTCGGCTTCTACAAGCGCAGCGAGAGCGTCCTCGGCGTCCAGGACGACGCGATCGACGCGAAGGAGATCGCCCGCTGGACGGACCAGGCCGAGCGGATCGGGCGGGCGCTCGGCGGATCGGCCCTGTACGCCCGGCACGCCACCTCCACGGAGGTGGCGTGGCTGTTCCAGCACGCGGTGTCGGGGTCGCTGGCCGACCCGCCGCCGTCCGCCGTGCCGCGCAGGACGTGGGGCAAGGGCGAGATCGAGTCGCTGGTCGAGGGCGCGATCCACAACGGGCGCTCGTACCTGAGGGTGGAGCAGCCGAACTTCACCGGCGCGGGCGGCGGCGCCACGGCGGCGTCGTACGTGGCGTACCTGTCGTTCGCGCGGTTCCCCGACATGATGCCGTTCCCGGACGGCGAGCCGTGGCTCCACTACGCCGACGCGCTCCCGTTCCCGGTGGAGATCAGCTCGCGGATGAAGCTGATCCCGCCGGCGAAGGCGTCCAAGGACGTGTCGCGGAAGCTCGCGCACGCCCGGGACATGGACCAGCACATCCGGGAGGCGGGCGCGGAGGCGCCGATCGCGCTCGCGGAGCAGATCGACGCGGCGCGGATGCTGGAGCACGGCATCACCAAGGAGCGGCTGCCGTTCGTGTACGGGTGGCACCGGCTGATCGTGTCCGCGGCCACCGAGGACCTGCTCGCGCAGCGGGTGGACGCGGTGGTGGAGCACTACCGCGACATCGGCATCGACGTGGTCAACTCGACCGGCGACCAGTTCTCGCTGTTCCTGGAGTCGCTCCCCGGCGACCAGATCCGGCTGAACGCCTACGCGCAGCGGCAGCCGCTGCGGACGATCGCGGGCGGCATGCCGATCGCGACGGTCGATCTCGGCGACCGCCCGGCCGACGGCGACGAGGGCTGGGTCGGCCCGTACATCGGCGAGACGCTCGGCCGGGCCCGGTCCATCGTGCACTTCGACCCGCTGGTCGCCGCGGCCCGCAACCGCCCGACCGCCGTGGCGATCACCGGTGAGCCGGGCGGCGGGAAGACCACGCTGGCGCTGCTGCTGCTCTACCAGATGGCGCTGCGGGGCGTGACGATCGCGGCGATCGACCCGAAGGGCGACGCGGAGTCGCTGGTGCAGCTGCTGAAGTCGCGGGGTCGCAAGGCGCGGATCCTGCCGCTGGGGTCCGCGGCGCCGGGCCTGCTCGACCCGTTCTCGTTCGGCGACGACCTCGCCACCAAGAAGATGATGGCGACCGAGACGCTGCGGCTGCTGCTGCCGCGGATGTCGGAGGAGCGCGAGTCCGCGATGATCCAGGCGGTCAGCGCGGTCGCGAACGCGGAGCGGCCCTCCCTCGGCCGCGTCGTCGACTACCTCGAGGGCACCGACGACCCGGCGTCCAAGAACCTCGGCGCGGTGCTGCGGTCGATGTCGGAGATGCATCTGGCGCGGCTGTGCTTCGACCCGTCCGGCGGCGAGCGCATCGACACCGCCGGGTGGACGACCGTGTTCACGCTCGGCGGCCTCACGCTGCCGGACGTGGCGATCTCGCGGGAGGACTACTCCTACGAGCAGCGGCTGTCGGTGGCGCTGATGTACCTGGTGTCGCAGTTCGCGCGGCGGCTGATGCACGGCCTCGACCGGCGGCTCCCCAAGGCGATCTTCCTGGACGAGGCGTGGGCGATCACCTCGACGCCGGAGGGCGCCAAGCTGGTGCCGGAGGTGTCGCGGATGGGGCGGTCCCGCAACACCGCGCTGATCCTCGTCTCCCAGAACGCGGGCGACCTGCTGAACGAGCAGGTGACGAACTGCCTGTCGTCGGTGTTCTCCTTCCGCTCCACCGAGCGCGTCGAGGTCGGCAACGTGATGTCGCTCCTCGGCGTGGAGGCGTCCGACGAGCACAAGGCCGTGCTGCGCAACCTCGGCAACGGCGAGTGCATCTTCCGTGACCTCGACGGCCGGGCCGGACGGATCGGCGTCGACCTGATCTCCGAGGAACTGCAGCGTTGGCTGGACACCAACCCGACCCGGTCCCGGCCGGGGTCGTCAGAACTCATCGCCGCGGGGGCCGAGGTCGAGGAGGTCGGTCGATGA